AGACTCTAGGCATGCGATTCACTGCAGCAGTCACCCAAGAACCGCCCTGGTACGTTGCACGCTGTCTGGAGATCGAAGTCACAAGCCAGGGCGAGACTATGGAGGAGGCTCTTCGTAATCTTCGCGAGGCCCTCGAGCTCTACTTCGATGATCAGCCCATCCCTGATCACATCGAGACACCGATCATCGCGCCGGTTGACATCCCAGCGTGAGTCCCAGGCTTCCGGTCGTGTCAGGCAGCGATGTCGTGCGAGCACTGGCCAAGGTTGGATTCGCCGACGTAAGCCAACGCGGCAGCCACCTGAAGCTGCGGAACTCCGCAGGAAAGACCGTAATCATCCCAATGCATCGCGAGCTGGCGCGAGGCACCTTGCGCTCGATTCTGCGACAGGCAAGATCTCACCGTGGAAGCCTTCATCGAGCTGCTGTAACCTCGTCGCG
The window above is part of the Gammaproteobacteria bacterium genome. Proteins encoded here:
- a CDS encoding type II toxin-antitoxin system HicB family antitoxin, producing the protein MRFTAAVTQEPPWYVARCLEIEVTSQGETMEEALRNLREALELYFDDQPIPDHIETPIIAPVDIPA
- a CDS encoding addiction module toxin, HicA family codes for the protein MSPRLPVVSGSDVVRALAKVGFADVSQRGSHLKLRNSAGKTVIIPMHRELARGTLRSILRQARSHRGSLHRAAVTSSRSNGSHTSDGRVSPVRRKPLQRIGFHSTPGGTRTPNLLIRRQNQGVPPTLTIRRTPLCPLDFRLSLVRTVCGRFSSSR